A segment of the Bacteriovorax sp. Seq25_V genome:
CTGTAATTGAAGGTTATTGTGATCAGATAGAGCTTCTTGCTTATCGTGGAGATATTAAGTTTAAGTACATGAGTTTAAAATACTTTGGAGAACCTCACGAAGGGGACTTGACACTTGCGAAGTACTTTCTTGATTCTCCGGACAGAGAAAATATTTCTCCACTATGCAATGATGAAAAAGCCGTTACTGTACTTCGTAATGAAATGAAGAGTTATGGTTTTGTGGGGAAGGTTGATTTAACTAGGAATATCCCATCCATCGCTGCGTTCTCACCGACCAAGAAAACACTAAAAGTAAAAAAGGGAATTAAAATAAAGAAGAATTTCCTTGAGGCTCTTTGTCATCATGAAATTGGTGTTCATATGTTGACGACAGAAAATGCTCAGAGACAACCTCTGCGCATTTTTGAATCAGGACTTCCTGTGTCAACCCTTACGCAAGAAGGGCTTGCTATCGCTAGTGAGTATTGTGCGGGACTTTTAACAATTGAGCGACTAAAGGATTTATCTCTTCGAGTTGTTGCTGTCGATCATATGCTTAAAGTCTATGACTTTAAAGAGACATTTAATTTTGTCGTTGAAAGATATAAAATGGATGAGGAAAAGGCATTTTACCTGACAGCTCGTGTTTATCGGGGTGGTGGATTTACTAAGGACTATTTGTATCTTAGAGGTTTTAGAAAAATTAAAAAGATGATTGATTCTGGTAAAGATATTACTCCACTTTTAATTGGAAAAACCTCATACCACTTTTATAACGAAATTCGCGAACTTCTTGATCGTGGAATTTTGAATAAACCAGAATTTATTACGAGATCATTTCAAGAAACACCAATCAAGAACGACGATGTTCTCGAATACCTATTAACTTCTTTTTAAATATTACTTGAGAATTTTTTGATCCTTCCGAATAGTGAAAATATTCGGAGGGATTATGAAAGCAGTAAAAATTATGGAAGTTAATGGTAATGAACATCGTACGGTAAACTATGTTTATAATAACAATGGAATTGTAGAAAATAGAGTAATCCATCTCACGCATATTAATGAAGATATAAATCGTGTTATTTCTGAAGGACTTTTTAATCCTGCTCCACATGTTTCAACTTTTGTTTTTGCAACAGAAAACCCAATTTTGTTTATCGATTCCCTAAGAACAAGATATTGTGGAAAAAATTACGTGGCAATTGCTGTTGAAGAGGAAGAAATCCTCGCAGCATAAAAAAAAGAGCCAAGGTATAAGCCGGGTCCTGTATTCGACTACCATTCGTCTAGGCCTATTGTTACCAATAGGCTCAAGCGCTCGACCCGTTCACAGAAGCTGGCCGCCCCCATAACGTGAACCTATTTGAACTTGCACCGCCTAGAGTTTACCTGTTTTCACTACAGCAGGTGAGATAAATCTCTCGCTGATTGGCCGGCTTACGCTACCCCAATCTAACTCAAACCCCTGTACTTCCTTTCTGTTGCACTTGTCCTCACCTCACGGTGGACGGGCATTACCCGCTAAGCTGCCATATGGTGCCCGGACTTTCCTCCCGAGACCGAAGTCTCCAGCGATAGTCTCCTTGACTCTTGTTTTAATGATTAGCATGGAAGATTATTCAAGTCTATGAAATTTCATTTATTCAATAAAATCTGACGTAATTGTTACATAGTTGTTAACGATGAAATTAGCCAGATGTTCAATAAGTTGATATGTAGAAGAAAATTTTGGGGGATAAATGAAATATATCTTATTAATGACTATATCATTGAGTTCATTTGCTAATTTAAATCAATTTGTAAAAGAATACCTTAGTACATCAAACGAAATCAAATCTTCATCATTTGCTTATGAATATCAGAAATTATTGCTAGAGTTAGAGCTCGATAAAAGACCCTTGGTTTTTTCTCTAGCCAGCGAGAAATCAACTTCTAACTTAATAACAACTCCATTAAATCTCAATCCTACAGAAGAAAAAACAATGACTCATTCTGCGAGTCTCTCGAAGGACTTTATTTGGGGTGGTGAGTTTTCAATAACAGGTTCTCTTTACGACTATGATGCAGCAAGTGACTACAAGAGTTTTTCACAAGAAGTTTCGTACACGCAAGATATCGGAAGAAATTTTTTTGGTCGCAATGAGTTCTTATCAAAAGAAGTTAAACAGCTAGAAGTTACTTTCCAAGATAAGACTTTTGATAATATTAAGTCCAAGTCATTGTTAGACTTTATTGCGAAATATATTGATGTAAAAAAAGAAGTAACATTCTTTGAACTTCAAAAGCAGGCTTTAGATAGAGCGCAAAGAAGATTGAAGCTAATTAAGCGCCAAGTAAAAGATGGTCTTAAAGAGAGAGTTGATCTTTATAGTTCTGAGTCTGGATACCGCTATCAAAAAGAGCAAGTAGAACAGAAGAGAGCATCTTTACTTGTTGCAAAGAAAAATTTTGAAACGAAACTGGAGAGAAATGTTTCTCTAGATAGCTTTCCTCCGTATGAAGTTAAGAAATTGAGATTAGAAGAAGTACCTGCCGGTGAGTTTGAAGATAATTTTGATATCCAAGCAATTAAATCGAAGCTTATATACTTAGAAAAGAATTATGAGAGTGCAGACAATTCAGTATTTCCGATTGTTAAGTTAAGCGCATCTTATAAGACGAATTCAATTAATACAGCTCAAGATAGTCCAATCTCTGATGGGAGTTTTGGTGCCGATAATAGTGCCAAAGCTATAGGATTAACAGTTTCAATACCAATCGGATTTGATGTTGAAAAGAATGCTCGCTCGCAAGCAAATTTAGCGAAAATGAAAGCTGAGTACGATTATAAATTGTTAAAAGTTCAAGTAATGAAGAAAATTGAACAAATTAAAGTTCGCTTACTTGCACTAGATAGAAATATTGACAGTGTTGCTGATAGATATGAACTATCGAAGAAGACAGTCGATGAATACAACAAACTTTATAACAAGGGTCGTGCCAATCTTGATACGGTACTCAGAGCAGAAGAAGAGCTAATACAAACAGAGCAAGCTTTCGTTCAATACAATGTACAAAGAGAGTTAGAAGTATATTCTCTTTATGACCTCTACGGAAAACTTGTAGAAAAGGTTACGAAGTAATGAAGAAATTAATTGAATACTTTGTTGATAAATCCACGGTCGTCAATCTCTTCTCGTTCCTAGTTTTAGTGCTAGGAATATATTCAGCATACACATTGCAAAAGGATATATTTCCTCAAGTTGAATTTGACGTGATTTTAATTAGAACAGATTACCCTGGTTCATCCTCTGAAGATGTTGAAAAGCTTGTAACCCTGAGTGTTGAAAGAGCACTTAAGGAAGTTGATGGTATTAAAGAGCTTAATGCTTTGTCTGCAGAAGGCTCAAGTATAGTTTATCTTACAGTTGATCCGGATGCAAAAATCAGTAAAGTTCTTGATGATGCTAAGGATGCGATTGATAAAATTAATGATTTTCCTGATGAAGTTGAAGATCCAAAAGTATCAAGTCTAAGTAATAAGAATAGACGTGGTGTAATTAAGGTCGCAATTAAGGGGGCAGAATACACGCGAATAAGAGAAGTCTCTAAAAAACTTCGTGATGAACTAGAGTTAAATAAGAAGATTTCACTTGTTGATATTGATGGGTATCGTGAGGATGAAATAGTTGCACTACTAGACCCTAAGAAGCTTGAAGATAATGAAGTTACATTAACAGAGATTGCAGCAGCAATTAAGAAGAGTAATATGAATTTGTCTGCGGGGAAAATTAAAGCTGTCGAGGGCGATGTATACATTAGAACTCTTAACGAATTTAATTCAGTCGAGGATGTCGAGAATGTTGTTGTGCGGTCCAATAGTGAAGGGAAGAAAGTTACAGTTAAAGATATTGCTCATGTTGTTCAACGTCCAATTGAGAACTCCGTACTTGGAAGGTCAAATGGTGAGGAAGCTTTATTTTTAGATATTAAAATTAAACAGTCTTCTGACATTCTTGAGACGACTGATCAGATCAAGGAAACTGTACATGCTTTTTTTGAAAACTCTGATTATAAAGATATAAAATATGATCTACTTGATGATGCTTCATACTACGTAAGTCGTCGTTTAAATGTATTAAAAGAAAATGGGATTATGGGAATATTTCTTGTATTTGGCTGTCTTCTTTTATTTTTGAATTTCTCAACATCTGTGGTTACCTCTCTAGGAGCCCCGATGGCATTTATGACTTCGTTCGCAATTATGCAGGCCTTTGGAATGACTATTGACTTAATCTCGATGTTCGGTCTTATTCTAGTACTTGGGATGCTTGTAGATGACTCAATTATTGTTGCTGAGCATTTTTACCAAAAACTTGAGGCTGGAATTGAACCTCGTGAAGCAGCAAGGCAATCTGCTGTTGAGACATTTAAACCAGTTTGTGGGACAATCATAACTACTATGATTGCCTTTGGAGCACTTTTCTTTATGGGGGGAATCATGGGGAAATTTCTCTGGCCAGTTCCTGCGACTGTTATGATATGTTTAGTCGCTTCACTTTTTGAGTGTTTCTTTATTTTACCTGCACACTTAGCAGATTTTGTACGTCTAAAAAAAGAAAAACAGTGGCGTATAACTTGGTATAAACCTGTACTCGTTTTTTATGGAAAAGTACTGAAGAAAGTACTTAATGCTCCAGCTATCACAGTATCATTTTTCATTATGTTATTTCTTGGTTCAGTGTTTTTTGCGAAGACAATGAATTTTGAACTCTTCCCTGGTGATGATGTTAGAACTGTATTTATGCAATTCAAAGGTCGAGTTGGTGTAGATCAAAGTGTAACAGCAAATGAAATGCTAAAAGTTGAAAAAATGCTGATTAATGAATTTCCTCGTAATGAAGTTCAACAAATTCAAGCACGCGTAGGTCTTCTTGCAGGAGAGCAAGGGAATAAGCTTGGAAACCATTATGGATCAATCGTTATCTATTTAACAGACCCAGTAGAAAGAGAGAGAACTACAGATGATATTTTAAATACTGCTCTCGAAAAAGCGCAATCTCTAGTGTCGAGTGAGTATCAAATAACTGTTAAGAAAATTCAAGGTGGTCCACCAAGAGGTAAGCCTGTTGAAATTGATATCAAAGGTGAATCAATTGCGGACCTTAAAGCTGTTTCACATAAAATCGAAGACGCTCTGAAAGAAGTTAAAGGTGTAACAACTACTGAGATTGATTTTGAAGAAGGTAATGATCAAGTTATCTTTAAAGTTAAAGAGGATGAAGCGAGAAGACTTGGTCTTGACGTTCAGACTATTGCTTTTGAGCTAAGAAGAGCACTGGCGGGAGATACAATTACGGAAATCAGAAGGTCTGATGAGGATATTGATATCAAAATTAAATTTGATGATAGATGGATTAAAGATGCGGCACCGCTATTAGATCTTTCTATTTTAAATTCATCAGGTAGAAGAATTAAATTAGGCAGTGTCGTTTATCTAGAAAAACATCCTGGAGCCTTTGTCATTAGACGTCTGGACAGGAAGAGAATTTTCTCAGTTTCAGCAAGTCTTGATAAGGCCGTGACTACTCCAACAAGAGTGGCAAAAGAATTTGCTCCTAAAGTTAAAGAGATTACTTCTGAATATGAAGGCGTTACATTTAAATTCGGAGGAGAAAATGAAGACACGAAAGAATCGATGGGTGGATTAATTAAGTCTTTCCTTATCGCATTTTCTCTAATTTTTATTGTTCTTGTTGTTATGTTCAATTCTGTCGGTAATACTCTCGCTGTTATGTCGGCAATTCCTCTTGGGATGATAGGTGTAATCTGGTCATTTAAGTTCTTTGGAATGAGCTTAGGCTTCATGGCAATGATGGGAGTTGTTGGTCTCGTCGGAGTTGTTGTAAATGATTCGATTGTTTTAGTTGAGTGTATTAACGAATTTAGAAAAAAAGAACCAGACTTGATTCGAGCAATCTTTAAAGGCTGTTTATCTCGTTTGCGTGCCGTAATTTTGACAACGGTAACAACTGTTGCTGGACTTCTTCCCGTTGCGCACGCAACAGGAGGGGACCCTTTTATTAAACCAATGGCAATGAGTTTTGCTTGGGGTCTTGCTTTTGCAACAGCAGTAACGCTGATCTTTGTTCCTTGTCAATATATTGTATTTGAGAAGCTTTCTAATTTTTTTAGGAAGAAAGAAGACAAAGTTGCTATTGGTATTGCGCAAGAATTAGATGTAATCGAACGTGAAACTGAAGAGTCTATTTTACATACAGAAGTAGAAGCTTGACTTAGGCGTTTTAAAAAGGAATTATAA
Coding sequences within it:
- a CDS encoding TolC family protein, whose protein sequence is MKYILLMTISLSSFANLNQFVKEYLSTSNEIKSSSFAYEYQKLLLELELDKRPLVFSLASEKSTSNLITTPLNLNPTEEKTMTHSASLSKDFIWGGEFSITGSLYDYDAASDYKSFSQEVSYTQDIGRNFFGRNEFLSKEVKQLEVTFQDKTFDNIKSKSLLDFIAKYIDVKKEVTFFELQKQALDRAQRRLKLIKRQVKDGLKERVDLYSSESGYRYQKEQVEQKRASLLVAKKNFETKLERNVSLDSFPPYEVKKLRLEEVPAGEFEDNFDIQAIKSKLIYLEKNYESADNSVFPIVKLSASYKTNSINTAQDSPISDGSFGADNSAKAIGLTVSIPIGFDVEKNARSQANLAKMKAEYDYKLLKVQVMKKIEQIKVRLLALDRNIDSVADRYELSKKTVDEYNKLYNKGRANLDTVLRAEEELIQTEQAFVQYNVQRELEVYSLYDLYGKLVEKVTK
- a CDS encoding efflux RND transporter permease subunit, whose product is MKKLIEYFVDKSTVVNLFSFLVLVLGIYSAYTLQKDIFPQVEFDVILIRTDYPGSSSEDVEKLVTLSVERALKEVDGIKELNALSAEGSSIVYLTVDPDAKISKVLDDAKDAIDKINDFPDEVEDPKVSSLSNKNRRGVIKVAIKGAEYTRIREVSKKLRDELELNKKISLVDIDGYREDEIVALLDPKKLEDNEVTLTEIAAAIKKSNMNLSAGKIKAVEGDVYIRTLNEFNSVEDVENVVVRSNSEGKKVTVKDIAHVVQRPIENSVLGRSNGEEALFLDIKIKQSSDILETTDQIKETVHAFFENSDYKDIKYDLLDDASYYVSRRLNVLKENGIMGIFLVFGCLLLFLNFSTSVVTSLGAPMAFMTSFAIMQAFGMTIDLISMFGLILVLGMLVDDSIIVAEHFYQKLEAGIEPREAARQSAVETFKPVCGTIITTMIAFGALFFMGGIMGKFLWPVPATVMICLVASLFECFFILPAHLADFVRLKKEKQWRITWYKPVLVFYGKVLKKVLNAPAITVSFFIMLFLGSVFFAKTMNFELFPGDDVRTVFMQFKGRVGVDQSVTANEMLKVEKMLINEFPRNEVQQIQARVGLLAGEQGNKLGNHYGSIVIYLTDPVERERTTDDILNTALEKAQSLVSSEYQITVKKIQGGPPRGKPVEIDIKGESIADLKAVSHKIEDALKEVKGVTTTEIDFEEGNDQVIFKVKEDEARRLGLDVQTIAFELRRALAGDTITEIRRSDEDIDIKIKFDDRWIKDAAPLLDLSILNSSGRRIKLGSVVYLEKHPGAFVIRRLDRKRIFSVSASLDKAVTTPTRVAKEFAPKVKEITSEYEGVTFKFGGENEDTKESMGGLIKSFLIAFSLIFIVLVVMFNSVGNTLAVMSAIPLGMIGVIWSFKFFGMSLGFMAMMGVVGLVGVVVNDSIVLVECINEFRKKEPDLIRAIFKGCLSRLRAVILTTVTTVAGLLPVAHATGGDPFIKPMAMSFAWGLAFATAVTLIFVPCQYIVFEKLSNFFRKKEDKVAIGIAQELDVIERETEESILHTEVEA